The following are encoded in a window of Clostridium thermarum genomic DNA:
- the prmC gene encoding peptide chain release factor N(5)-glutamine methyltransferase, giving the protein MSKKTSVGGQAVIEGVMMRGQKGIATAVRLADGSIEVDIKKVTPYTKRNKILSLPVIRGAVSLIESLIVGIKTLNYSASFFEEEGEESKFDAWFNKVFGEKSNDILIGISLVISLSFSVLLFFVLPTFLSNLLYKLYMNRLTVNIIEGLLRVAIFLGYIFLVGKIDDINRVFQYHGAEHKTIFCYENERELTPENAATFERFHPRCGTNFLFLVMIVSIALFSVVEFDSMWQKISYRVLLLPLVSGISYELIRWMGNSEGSFSKVMAYPGLKLQELTTREPDLSQLEVAIVALKAAENLDYSREVKLSRGGSTIGDLLNRGNEILKNENIDSYVLDAQLLLAKVLQKDKLYIITHRNEVVDKDKADKFLGYIQLRKERMPVKYILEECEFMGINLYIKPGVLIPRPDTEVLVETVLEEIKNREYTTVCDICSGSGAIGIAIASMVNNVKVECVDISDIAKEVNTKNIVNNSLQDRVRFTSSDLLDKAISEGNQYDVIVSNPPYIREAVIEELMEDVKKYEPHLALSGGEDGLVFYRKITEQALKCLKDGGLLAYEIGYDQREEVEAIMKEQGFEDVKCIKDLAGNDRVVIGFFKCKDILNDAEVL; this is encoded by the coding sequence ATGTCAAAGAAGACATCGGTAGGTGGTCAAGCTGTTATTGAGGGGGTAATGATGAGGGGACAAAAGGGGATTGCCACTGCTGTTAGGTTAGCGGATGGGAGTATTGAGGTTGATATAAAAAAGGTAACACCCTATACTAAAAGAAATAAAATATTATCCCTGCCTGTGATAAGAGGTGCAGTATCTTTAATAGAGTCTTTGATAGTGGGGATAAAAACCTTGAACTATTCCGCTTCTTTCTTTGAAGAGGAGGGAGAAGAGTCCAAATTTGATGCCTGGTTTAATAAAGTCTTTGGAGAAAAGAGTAATGATATCTTAATAGGTATTTCGCTGGTGATTTCCTTAAGTTTTTCTGTTTTGCTTTTCTTTGTACTTCCGACTTTTTTATCTAATTTATTGTATAAATTATACATGAATAGATTGACAGTAAATATAATTGAAGGTCTACTACGAGTAGCCATATTCTTAGGCTATATTTTTCTTGTAGGGAAGATAGACGATATCAATAGGGTATTTCAATATCACGGAGCAGAGCATAAAACAATTTTCTGCTATGAAAATGAAAGGGAGCTTACACCAGAAAATGCAGCAACTTTTGAAAGATTTCATCCCAGGTGCGGAACTAACTTCCTGTTCCTAGTAATGATAGTAAGCATAGCTCTGTTTTCTGTCGTTGAGTTTGATTCAATGTGGCAGAAAATATCCTATAGGGTACTGCTTCTCCCTTTGGTATCCGGTATTTCCTATGAGCTTATAAGATGGATGGGAAATAGTGAAGGGAGTTTTTCTAAAGTCATGGCCTATCCGGGCTTAAAACTTCAGGAGTTGACTACAAGAGAGCCGGATCTTTCCCAATTAGAAGTGGCCATCGTAGCATTAAAGGCCGCTGAAAATTTGGACTATTCCAGAGAAGTAAAACTGTCAAGGGGAGGGTCTACCATTGGAGACCTGTTAAATAGAGGCAATGAAATACTAAAAAATGAGAATATAGACAGCTACGTGCTGGATGCGCAGCTACTTTTAGCCAAGGTTTTGCAAAAAGACAAATTGTATATAATAACTCACAGAAACGAAGTTGTAGATAAGGATAAAGCAGATAAATTTCTTGGATATATACAATTGAGAAAGGAAAGAATGCCTGTAAAGTATATTTTAGAAGAATGTGAATTCATGGGCATAAACTTATACATTAAGCCTGGAGTCCTAATTCCCAGACCGGATACAGAAGTTCTTGTGGAGACTGTGCTGGAGGAGATAAAAAACAGAGAATACACTACAGTCTGTGATATCTGCAGTGGAAGTGGTGCCATAGGTATAGCCATTGCCTCAATGGTCAATAATGTAAAGGTAGAATGTGTTGATATATCTGATATTGCTAAAGAAGTGAACACAAAAAATATTGTTAACAATTCCCTGCAGGATAGAGTGAGGTTTACCAGCAGTGACCTCTTGGATAAGGCTATCAGTGAAGGAAATCAATACGATGTCATAGTATCCAATCCTCCTTATATAAGAGAAGCGGTCATAGAAGAGCTTATGGAGGATGTAAAGAAATACGAGCCTCATCTGGCCCTATCAGGTGGTGAAGATGGCCTGGTCTTTTACAGAAAAATCACCGAACAAGCTTTGAAATGCTTAAAGGATGGCGGCTTATTGGCCTATGAAATTGGTTATGACCAAAGGGAAGAGGTAGAAGCCATAATGAAGGAACAGGGCTTTGAGGATGTGAAGTGCATTAAAGACCTGGCAGGGAACGACAGGGTTGTTATCGGTTTTTTCAAGTGTAAAGATATTTTAAATGACGCTGAAGTTTTATAA
- a CDS encoding ComEC/Rec2 family competence protein encodes MKKNKNNKLFSAIITVILAIGAIYAALNDIDLNVNNIDVEQEVQNESSNTSPVSGELKVSFIDVGQADSILLQQGDKFMLVDAGNNGDADVIKDYLTSQGVKELKYFVGTHKDEDHIGSADTIINSFKVGKVYFPKQTATTKTYKDFVTSVKDKGLSLTVPKVGEQFNLGEASVTVLAPNSSEYEDSNDYSIVLKITFGSTSFLLAGDAEKISENEMVSSGRDLSATVLKVGHHGSQTSTSQDFLDKVNPTYAVISAGGDNKYGHPAQETMDKLKAKEIKVFRTDEQKTIVAISNGEEISFNVEPGSYKGVSK; translated from the coding sequence TTGAAGAAGAATAAGAATAACAAACTATTTAGTGCAATTATCACAGTTATCTTGGCAATAGGTGCTATCTATGCTGCCTTAAATGACATAGATTTGAATGTAAATAATATCGATGTAGAGCAAGAAGTTCAAAATGAAAGTAGTAACACCAGCCCGGTTAGCGGTGAATTAAAGGTAAGCTTCATTGATGTAGGTCAGGCTGATTCAATCTTGCTTCAGCAAGGCGATAAATTTATGCTGGTTGATGCCGGGAATAACGGAGATGCCGATGTAATTAAGGATTATCTCACAAGTCAGGGGGTTAAAGAACTTAAATACTTTGTAGGAACCCATAAGGATGAAGATCATATAGGATCTGCGGATACCATAATCAATTCTTTTAAAGTGGGAAAGGTTTATTTTCCAAAGCAGACAGCAACTACTAAGACCTATAAGGACTTTGTTACGTCGGTAAAGGATAAGGGGTTGAGCTTAACAGTACCCAAAGTAGGAGAGCAGTTTAACTTGGGGGAAGCGTCAGTTACGGTTTTGGCACCTAACAGCAGTGAATATGAGGATTCCAATGATTATTCAATAGTTTTGAAGATTACATTTGGTAGCACAAGTTTTCTCTTAGCCGGGGATGCAGAGAAGATCTCGGAAAATGAGATGGTAAGCTCAGGAAGAGATTTATCTGCAACAGTCCTTAAGGTTGGACACCATGGAAGCCAAACTTCAACCAGTCAGGACTTTCTGGATAAGGTGAATCCTACATATGCAGTAATATCAGCAGGTGGGGACAATAAATATGGTCACCCTGCCCAGGAGACCATGGATAAGCTTAAGGCTAAAGAAATTAAGGTCTTTAGGACAGACGAACAAAAGACCATAGTTGCTATATCAAATGGAGAAGAAATTAGTTTTAATGTTGAACCCGGAAGTTATAAAGGGGTAAGCAAGTAA
- the rpmE gene encoding 50S ribosomal protein L31 has product MREGIHPEYHHDAVVKCACGNTFTTGSVKKELKVDICSKCHPFFTGKQKIMDIGGRVEKFNKRFNIKGDEK; this is encoded by the coding sequence ATGAGAGAAGGCATACATCCAGAATACCACCATGATGCTGTGGTTAAGTGTGCATGTGGAAATACTTTTACAACTGGTTCTGTTAAAAAGGAACTAAAAGTAGATATATGCTCTAAATGCCACCCATTCTTCACTGGAAAACAAAAGATCATGGATATTGGTGGAAGAGTTGAGAAGTTCAACAAGAGATTCAATATCAAAGGCGACGAAAAATAA